Proteins encoded together in one Deinococcus hopiensis KR-140 window:
- a CDS encoding serine/threonine-protein kinase has translation MQDDAPAPSSARTATPRVLSRHGGVQSEEGVHAGQPAFIKTCLTDEPQVTARFLQEGQIAAGLSHPLIVPLLSASPRRLVFPWISGVSLRERLERGALPLPEALSVVCGVLSALVYVHAQGVTHQDVKPENVLLAGGQAEAGAVRLTDFGMSHSRALGSDLHEGTRMGTPHFMAPEQFRGVRGDPRSDLYSAGVLLFDCLAGHPPFQDALGWLTGLSPERAPLPGPPELHPLLDAALSRDLDGRPQTAQDMLRRLREVARFLGLEGCCPEDEDPCP, from the coding sequence GTGCAAGACGACGCCCCTGCTCCCTCCTCTGCGCGGACCGCCACGCCCCGGGTCCTGTCGCGACACGGCGGCGTGCAGAGCGAGGAGGGCGTTCACGCTGGTCAGCCCGCCTTTATCAAGACCTGCCTGACCGACGAGCCGCAAGTTACGGCCCGTTTTCTGCAAGAAGGCCAGATCGCCGCTGGGCTCAGCCACCCCCTGATCGTGCCACTGCTCAGCGCCAGCCCGCGCCGTCTGGTCTTTCCCTGGATCAGCGGCGTGAGCCTGCGCGAACGGCTCGAACGGGGCGCGCTGCCGCTGCCGGAGGCCCTGTCGGTGGTGTGCGGCGTCCTGAGCGCCCTCGTCTACGTTCATGCCCAGGGGGTGACCCACCAGGACGTGAAGCCCGAGAACGTGCTGTTGGCCGGGGGACAGGCCGAGGCCGGAGCCGTTCGCCTGACCGATTTCGGCATGAGCCACTCGCGCGCCCTGGGATCGGACCTACACGAGGGCACCCGCATGGGCACGCCGCACTTCATGGCTCCCGAACAGTTTCGGGGGGTGCGGGGCGACCCGCGCAGCGACCTGTACTCCGCCGGGGTGCTGCTGTTCGACTGCCTGGCCGGACACCCGCCCTTCCAGGACGCCCTGGGCTGGCTGACTGGCCTCTCGCCCGAGCGCGCGCCGCTGCCGGGGCCGCCGGAACTCCACCCCCTGCTCGACGCCGCCCTGAGCCGCGACCTCGACGGGCGGCCCCAGACGGCTCAGGACATGCTGCGGAGGCTGCGTGAGGTGGCCCGGTTCTTGGGTCTTGAAGGCTGCTGTCCGGAGGATGAGGACCCGTGCCCTTAA